GAGCAGCTGCGTCGCGCCGCCTACCTCAACATGTCAGAGGACCCCTCGCACCCCTCCATGGCCCTCAACACGCGCTTCAGCGAGGTGGAGTGCCTGGCCGAGTCGCACCAGCACCTCAGCAAGGAGTCCATGTCCGGCAACAAGCCGGCCAACGCCGTCCTGCAcaaaggtgagggggggggggcgacacctTCTGCTGATGTTCCCCGGGAGGATTTTAACGACAACCTGTGAAACCCGATGTGTGGGCGTGTCTTAAAGCGtgattctgtgtagtgaccagcagggggcgactcctctgctcccatagacgtctatgaggaaatgactctacttctgtgtagtgaccagcagggggcgactcctctgctcccatagacgtctatgaggaaatgactctacttctctcttgatttattccctcagtaaacattgtaaacatgagtttatggtctcattctctagtttaaagtcttcttcaatgcagcatgatgttcatttagtgaatgatggtccattttgGGGCAGGGTTTATCTTGATGCTGTTTATTAAAGAGGATTCAGCACCATTCCTCCTCAGCCCAAATATTGATTAGATTTGATGATCCGTGTAATACATGGTAGAAGAAGATTATTTATCTtctaatttcctttcagtgctgaagcagctggaggagctgctgagcgATATGAAGGCGGACGTCACCCGCCTCCCGGCGACCATCGCCCGGATACCGCCGGTCGCCGTGCGGCTCCAGATGTCCGAGCGGAACATCCTGAGTCGGCTGGCGAGCCGCGGCCCGGAGACGCAGACGCAGTCACAGACGCAACAGGTAGcaagacaggaaaaaaaatattccccAAAGCTGTTTCTAGAAGATCTGATGGCTAAGCAGtttgtgtgtgcccccccccccccctcccccctccagatGTCACAGCAGTAGACTGGAACTCTGCACTTCACCTTGGAGGAAAAGCCCAGCCTCACCTCGACATTCCTGATTGGTGCACAGCAGAATGACGGACAGCGCGCTCAAGCTTGAAGCCACACCCTgttctacccccccctccctcccccccttcaaaaaacagactttaaaCAAAAGTTTTTCTGGAGGCTCGAATCCCTTCCCCAAAGTTTGAGGCCGTGGACAGAaagctattttatttttttcctccttttttcaatttctgtattaatattattgatataatgttattattatGGTTTTTTGGgacctaaataaaaaaaataaaaaataaaagtgtcagTGGTAAGTTGGGGGGTTGAAAATTAAAGTCTGGTTTCAATTCTGCGATTTTTAAACTCACTTTCAAATTAATAAACTCATTTCCAAGGCGGAGCTTCTAAAGACCAATAGGAGTTTTTCTTAATTACGCAAACTGGACTCAGCAGTTGAACTATTGATTCTATTTAATATCTAAAATCTCACATTTTACGCTTTAGTAGATTCACAAAGATTTTGCGTTTTCCAGCATAAACCACAGCTGGACATCTGTGTTGCAAACATGAATTTATTGGAAtccacagaaaaacaagaaacctTCCAAAGTTAAATGTCACGTTCTGATTTTATATTCTGTAGAACCGAAGAAGCGTTGATGCTGATTTTCTGACAATCTGgtataaatatttttacattttaatatctACAGTTTACACACGAGTCACATTCAGAGCACAACAAAAAACGGAACATCACATTACAATCTTCATCTTTCCGTGGAAACGCATCAGCTGCAGTACCGCCGCtgacagcagggggcgacaaTCCCGAACAGAACCACAGAAACAACACGACATGCATgaaggctagatgtcttacAGCGGAGTACAGTCAGCTCGCTCAGACAGAGTACTGTGTTGGTACATGTAGTTTAAATAATACTTGCATACTTATACATCTATATAACATCTAGCCTtcagcaataaaacaaaagggaaagaaatccGGTTACAAATGTTTCAGTTCTCCAATATTTTACAATGAACTATTTAAATTTCTTAAACTAGAAAGATAAACGTTTTTCCTGATCTTGAATTGTAATGAGAAACATCACCTGACTTCATCTTCTGCCGATTCCTTCGGCTTATTGTGACTTTGTGTCAAATTTGGGTAAAAGGAGGCGAAGGAtggagagaagcaggaggagtcaGGTCACACATCACCTCCCTTTGGGGTCATTTTAATATAACTTATAAAAGTTGAGGGTTTCACTTTTTATACCCAGTTctaattatttaaattgttgGGTCGACCCCCAAAAAACCTGAAACATTCCGTCAGCTCGGGTCTTCTGCCTGGAGGGAGGTGTTCCccgagaggagcagaggaggaggagcagagaaggaggagcgtgTCCGTCCCTGGAGACGCTCAGTAGAAGAAGtacactgaggaggaggagaggaggaggtcatGAGAGTTCAAGTGGTGAGACGCCATTTTCTATTCAGATCTATGGGATTATttaataatgttaatgttagtgtgtgtgtgtgtgtgtgtgtgtgtgtgattacttACTGAAAATGACCCCAAAACAAATAAGACCAACTATTGCCATGATGATCATCATCTGCAAGAAGAACACAAAGAATAGAATCAAGTGGCTGAAATAATCCTTTAATTTGATTCATTGACTTATTTAACGAAAATAAATCCCTGAAACGagacatatttatattatatttttgtgttAGTGAGACTTCAGGCTGAAGGAAATTCTCTAAAACGTATCTCAAAGCATCCGCAGTTTTTGTCAGACAAACAAAAGTAAACATTGTTTCATCAgggactattttcagcggcGTATTAATCCACAAGTGTTGGTTTGAGGGGCCGAGATGAAGAAGCTGCTGTGACTGCAGGGAGTCAGTGAGGGTCCTCTCAAGTATAGAAGGaccaacacgtgtgtgtgtgtttgtattgaggggaggggggtgggggggggggttacatcaCAAATCACAGCTGTCTTTTTAATCCCAGACCGTCACCATAATCCAGATTGGGATTTCTCTCTCGGACTTCCTGGTGGTTTCTCTaaccctcccccgcctccctgaACACAAGCTTCTGATTGGACGATTGCCCCGGCAGAGGCGGAGGAAGGAAGATCAGGGGGCGCGAGGACGAGGGGCAGCGAGGGACAAATATGGCGGCTGCAGGCTGACCCAAGCCAAACTGGACCGAGCCAAACTGAGCCGGGCCAAACTGGACCGGGTCAAACTGGACTGGGCCAAACTGAGCCAGGCCAAACTGGACCGGGTCAAACTGGACTGGGCCAAACTAAGCCAGGCCAAACTGACCCAGGCCAAACTGGACCAGGTCAAACTGAGCCAGGCCAAACTGACCCAGGCCAAACTGGACCGGGCCAAACTGAGCCAGGTCAAACTGAGCCGTCGGCCTCGCTTAGCTGATGAAATCATCCAGAACAAGTTTGAAGGATTTCATCAACGGGACTTCAGGTCCAGCAGGTCCTCAAAGTTCCATCACAGcgagatgtttgtttttttgtaaatggagGACGTTTctgagatgaaatgaaaagccCAAACAGCCGTTTGCATCCAAATCAATACGTAAAAGGATTATCGCTGGTACAATTAGCCCATGTTGCACTGATGCATGATGGGAGGAGCCGCGCCCACCTTGCAGTTCTTCCACCAGTACTTGTTCTTCAGCTTGGCGGCGCTGCTCTCGAACTGCGAGGCTCCGGCCTGCAGCGCGTCGGCCCGGTCGTCCAGCTCCGACAGCTTCTGGTCCCTCTCCAGCACTTTGTCCACGTTGACGCGCATGATGTCCACCACCTGGTGGACGGATCACACCTTCACCCATTGCTtcaccgcgccccccccccccccccccccaccaccacctcagtGAAGTCACCCCTCTCACCTCGTCCACCTGGGCCTGGGTCTGCTGCAGGCGGCGGTTGCTGGTGAGGTTGGGGGCCGCCGCCGCGGGGCCCCCGGCGCCGTCGGCCCCCCCGCCGGTACCTGCTGCATCCGGAGTCGACCtgcgggtcggggggggggatgagtggggggggaggtttcaGATTCAGGCTCAGTTTGTGTTATCgtgatgaaaatgtaaaaaaactgaATCAGGAATCGTCGCATTTCTACACGTTGGTTCTGTGATGAGTTCTCTATGAACATGTTTATGAAACAACAGAAATACAAGTAGAACTAAACTCATCTTATCAACATGTACAACGGCAATCAGTACTTTTACCTTATTTGAGTTCTCATTTGACAGCTGCAGTTTaaaagttataataataataaaatcataAACCTGCTTCGTCTATTTGAAACTTTCCACTTTGTGAGACGTTCAAATACTTCTCActaatattaaatattgtactttttattccactacattcattttaaagcatATGTAGTGTTTGAGGTTTGTGTTACTATTATAGTATAGTAGTATtagtatattttaataatactACTGGATGAGAGTTTACTTTGTAGAATAAGTGATCGCTTCCCTCTCAGCTGGAACGTTACgtgtcaacaaaataaaaagaaggttCGATGCCCGACGAGCGGCTTGTTTTCCAAAAGCTAAATGGAGGAAGATTAGTGCAGATAGAGGCTGAGGGGATGAACgataaagcccccccctccaagaGAAACATCCATTTCATCCTCTGTGTGAGCTCTTTTCTCGCATTTTTTGAAGCATTTTCATGTTTTCGTGGTGTTTTAaagctgaataaaataaaaagtgtatttgtttgatggctcaaattgttttttgttgtacttaaattcatatttatatttatatgaattcatattcatgtttatattgatatgaattcATATTCAAGTTTTTATTTATAACGACGGTTTCCTTCCAGCGACTCAaacgttgtaaaaaaaaaccgaAGGTTCCGAATCGAGGAAACGTGGATCCGAAAGAAGAATCCGTGTTTTAAACAAGAAGGAAACTAACCGAACGGAACGACGCGTCAACCCGATCACAAGTGGTTCGATCCATGATCGTTAATCAATTTCCCTCGTTTTACACGCGATATAATTAAAGCAAATAAAGCAAACATGCAGAGTACTCACATCTCAGCGGCAGGAGGATGGAGATAatctgaggggggaggggagggggggcggggggtgaaaAGAAAACCCTCCCTCACACGCACGCGCTTCTGCTTTATTAGATTTATTGtggaaatgatttttttgtttgtttgacaccTGACCAGCACTGGCCAATGGGAGCCTGACATCGAGCTCTCCCTCACAGGTGCGCAGCAAACATAGACATCAATATtggacgttgtcatggtgaagTGTCATCACTGTCCCACTCGCATTTACACCTTTAAAGCCCTCCCAACCCCACCGGGTGACATCAGTTCAGTGCCttgggggtcaggggtcagggggcGATTCTTTTAGGGGGATCTTTAAGGCTTTATTTGAGTCGTCCTGAACACATTGCTCTGCAACATCGATAGAGATGGAGATGTAAAATATACCTTCTGGTGAATCATATTTTCTgggcatttaaagaaaaatggatatttaaaaataaatcctgcAAAGTCAGCACATAATATTTCTAGTTTAGTGTGATTGTTCAGTGTCGGTTAGGTAAGCAAAATGCAGGTAAATAGAAGTCATGATATAGTTAAAAGAAAGGTCATAGTattagatataaaaaaaaaattatacacatatatatatatatatatatatatatatatatatatatatagctccataggggagtcggtatggatcctctcaattcacacgcgggcatcagcacacatgtcgaaaaaagtgaaataaggatcacagcataaaagtagtgaaatcaactcgggctttattagaaatgccgttatatgactttacttgacctgcaattctattataacggtatggaacggttgtggattccagcctgagaatctatgagaattgaggttggattcaaaagcatcaacaggtgtgtggtggaacagtgcagggagatagcaggaaggctgaagtgtggaggatcctcagttcaaacctgctctctcagaaggagggtttggttgcagtcagggcttcaaactgtgaactttcaaacagttttgaggtttaataaacaatcccaaggtctaatatgagaaacggacacaatgagggatgtgcttgaatagcacaagggaacaactgaagggctgcaggctccaacctgctgtctgaggttgtgggttcatgccccttcatgcagacacttctgctttgaaagagttttgagtagcagtctcaaggttaaatacgagaaacaaaaatttaatttgtgcatggtgaggtagtgcagcacaagagctgaggagctactgtccttactctataggttgtgggttcaagcccagtcttgcgtttgagcctttggctttacttcaggtttgagtagcaatctcaaggttaaatacaacaaacaaagggctgatcagtgtgtggtgaagtagcacagcgcaagagctgctgacataagcccctgcactgcacctgaaggttgtgggttcaagcccagatgtggaaatagcatttaaaaaaagttttgaggtttaactcacatgctgaaggttaaataggagaatc
This genomic interval from Pungitius pungitius chromosome 17, fPunPun2.1, whole genome shotgun sequence contains the following:
- the LOC119219547 gene encoding vesicle-associated membrane protein 1-like, which translates into the protein MSGSHWPVLVRSTPDAAGTGGGADGAGGPAAAAPNLTSNRRLQQTQAQVDEVVDIMRVNVDKVLERDQKLSELDDRADALQAGASQFESSAAKLKNKYWWKNCKMMIIMAIVGLICFGVIFMYFFY